A single window of Terriglobales bacterium DNA harbors:
- a CDS encoding SDR family NAD(P)-dependent oxidoreductase, with protein sequence MGWKAVLGLGALGVAGSTILAGAGLGFAGYGLYRRLRMGESLHDKTVLITGGSRGLGLVLAHEFARQGVRLVICARDRAELQRAESSLVSQGAQVFAITCDVTVQEEVQSMVAQATARFGSIDILVNNAGVITVGPLESQTITDFQEAMDVMFWGTVYPTLAVLPQMKRRGQGRIANITSIGGKVSIPHLLPYCSAKFAAVGFSEGLRAELAKSAVKVTTVVPGLMRTGSHINAYFKGNNQQEYTWFSMGATLPLVSMDARRAARRIVAAVRRGQAEVILTPQAKALALAHGVAPGLTADLLGLVNRVLPEPGDASTRHLGKNSETALTRSFLTKLGQDAAQEFNQQSPSGGAGDPGAAAALA encoded by the coding sequence GTGGGTTGGAAAGCGGTCTTGGGTCTCGGCGCTCTGGGGGTGGCGGGATCAACCATCCTTGCCGGTGCGGGCCTTGGCTTCGCGGGCTACGGACTCTACCGGCGCTTGCGCATGGGTGAGTCCTTGCACGACAAGACCGTCCTCATCACCGGCGGTTCCCGGGGCTTGGGCCTGGTACTCGCACACGAGTTCGCGCGGCAGGGTGTCCGGCTGGTGATCTGCGCGCGTGACCGGGCTGAGCTGCAGCGTGCCGAGTCAAGTCTCGTTTCTCAGGGAGCGCAGGTCTTCGCGATAACCTGTGACGTCACCGTTCAGGAAGAAGTCCAATCAATGGTGGCTCAGGCGACCGCTCGTTTCGGGTCCATAGACATTCTCGTAAACAATGCGGGTGTGATTACGGTGGGCCCGCTGGAATCCCAGACCATCACCGATTTTCAGGAAGCTATGGATGTGATGTTCTGGGGAACGGTGTACCCGACCTTGGCGGTGCTGCCGCAGATGAAACGACGAGGACAAGGGCGCATTGCGAATATCACCTCGATTGGCGGAAAGGTAAGCATTCCGCACTTGCTGCCTTATTGCAGTGCGAAATTTGCTGCCGTCGGCTTTTCAGAGGGATTGCGCGCCGAGCTGGCGAAATCAGCAGTGAAAGTGACTACAGTTGTGCCTGGCCTGATGCGCACCGGTTCGCACATAAACGCCTATTTCAAAGGGAACAACCAACAGGAGTACACCTGGTTCAGTATGGGAGCGACGTTGCCTCTGGTTTCGATGGATGCGCGCCGAGCTGCGCGCAGGATCGTGGCCGCGGTACGGCGGGGGCAAGCCGAAGTGATTCTTACGCCGCAGGCCAAGGCGCTCGCATTAGCCCATGGTGTAGCTCCAGGTTTAACCGCAGATCTCCTGGGATTAGTCAATCGCGTGTTGCCGGAACCGGGCGATGCTTCGACCCGTCACTTGGGAAAGAATAGCGAAACCGCGCTGACCAGGTCCTTTTTGACAAAGCTAGGGCAGGATGCGGCTCAAGAGTTCAACCAGCAGTCGCCAAGTGGCGGAGCAGGAGATCCAGGCGCCGCGGCGGCGTTGGCGTAA
- a CDS encoding DUF1330 domain-containing protein — translation MAYVVVTIKKILDHKSFDEYAEKVRPMLQKHGGYWVAIEPEHATKAGTWPYVRTVIVQFPSIEQAQQWYDSPEYREIIPLRERAIDANIVMVRSLREKA, via the coding sequence ATGGCGTACGTGGTAGTCACAATCAAGAAAATCCTCGATCATAAAAGTTTTGATGAATATGCGGAGAAGGTACGTCCGATGCTGCAAAAGCACGGCGGATACTGGGTGGCAATTGAACCGGAGCATGCCACCAAGGCGGGCACATGGCCGTATGTGCGCACGGTGATCGTGCAATTTCCCTCTATCGAACAGGCGCAGCAGTGGTATGACTCGCCAGAGTACCGTGAAATCATCCCCCTGCGAGAACGCGCGATTGACGCAAACATTGTCATGGTTCGGAGCCTGCGCGAGAAGGCCTGA
- a CDS encoding SDR family oxidoreductase: MASKSSSSRVKRQSTEKSQGAKAKVHQFPAAESRARHKEEPHPPFPKQHQQRPGIESKMKPRPEYKAPLYKAADKLKDKVALITGGDSGIGRGVAVLYAREGADVGIVYLPQEQPDAEETQRAVEGEGRRALLIPGDVTDPEFCRQAVENVVEEFGKLDILVNNAAFQTHQEDLEEITEEQWDKTFRTNIYGYFYMAKAALKHLKSGSVIVNCGSIAGLQGNKQLLDYASTKGAIHAFTKSLAQNLVDRGIRVNCVAPGPVWTPLNVADKPAEQVAEHGKKTPMERPAQPEEIAPAFVFFASEADSSYITGEVLALTGGETMAA; encoded by the coding sequence ATGGCAAGCAAGTCATCTTCTTCCCGGGTAAAGCGACAATCGACTGAGAAGAGTCAGGGCGCGAAGGCAAAGGTACACCAATTTCCCGCAGCAGAGTCTCGTGCGCGCCACAAGGAAGAACCACACCCACCATTTCCGAAGCAGCACCAGCAACGGCCGGGGATTGAGTCGAAAATGAAACCTCGCCCCGAGTACAAAGCACCTTTGTATAAAGCCGCCGATAAGCTCAAGGACAAAGTTGCACTTATCACCGGCGGTGATTCTGGAATTGGACGCGGCGTGGCTGTGCTCTACGCCCGGGAGGGAGCGGATGTCGGCATTGTTTATCTGCCTCAAGAACAGCCAGACGCGGAGGAGACGCAGCGCGCCGTTGAAGGTGAGGGTAGGCGCGCACTATTGATACCGGGTGATGTCACCGATCCGGAGTTCTGTCGCCAAGCCGTCGAAAACGTAGTCGAGGAATTCGGGAAGCTCGACATTCTGGTGAACAACGCTGCGTTTCAGACACACCAGGAGGACCTCGAGGAGATTACCGAAGAGCAATGGGACAAAACGTTCCGCACTAACATTTATGGCTATTTCTACATGGCGAAGGCTGCCCTTAAGCATTTAAAATCCGGCAGCGTAATTGTGAACTGCGGATCCATTGCGGGTTTGCAAGGTAACAAGCAATTACTTGACTACGCGTCTACCAAGGGTGCGATACACGCCTTTACCAAATCATTGGCGCAGAATTTGGTGGACCGCGGAATCCGCGTCAACTGTGTGGCTCCGGGCCCGGTTTGGACACCGTTAAACGTTGCCGACAAGCCAGCGGAACAGGTAGCGGAGCACGGGAAGAAAACACCCATGGAGAGGCCAGCACAGCCCGAGGAGATTGCGCCGGCCTTTGTTTTCTTTGCTTCGGAGGCCGATTCCAGCTACATAACTGGAGAAGTGCTGGCACTCACCGGCGGCGAGACCATGGCGGCATAG
- a CDS encoding PilZ domain-containing protein: MDRRPLPRFVFRCEVELSQNGSGAPLRGVISDISVSGCYVETITPEPAGTRLELRFQVNGQPMRFPGLVRVVHPTMGMGIEFIDLGPENKARLQELVQAQSGNPL, from the coding sequence ATGGATCGTCGGCCTCTACCTCGCTTTGTCTTTCGGTGCGAAGTCGAGTTGTCCCAAAATGGTAGCGGCGCTCCTTTGCGAGGGGTGATCAGCGACATAAGTGTAAGTGGATGCTATGTCGAGACTATCACCCCCGAACCCGCCGGCACGCGCCTGGAGTTGCGATTCCAGGTTAATGGGCAGCCCATGCGCTTCCCCGGATTGGTGCGAGTTGTCCACCCGACCATGGGAATGGGGATTGAATTTATCGACCTGGGCCCCGAAAACAAAGCCCGCTTGCAAGAGCTGGTTCAGGCACAGTCCGGAAATCCTCTGTAG
- a CDS encoding TonB-dependent receptor yields the protein MVDQSGGAIPDAKINLRNQETGQTRGLYSGAEGSFRAFELPVGTYELRVEFTGFSPYVNSGIVVSVGNIVPVTVQLAPATVQQQVTVSEAPSPIDPTETAVTTSIGSARIEESPVMTRNYLDFVLLAPQLSPSNTQAGLGGKTSLADSGFTFAGLRSRSNSLYIDGVENNDEFAGSARTELSPETVREFQVVHNGISAESGGGAGGSINVVTKSGVNTLHGDAFLFIQNGALNAGEPLTNEPQAPDLKRFRAGLSAGGPIVPSRTFYYVAGEQEGSRGDDSSFISPAVANTINQALAAASFRRIATRAINPATFGVERAETEASGRLDHQIGTKHSLFLKYALTNNRQVGDAFNTGGLVDPSGRGSTFIEDHGATGSLSSVLTNTALNSVRFQVGTRRAVLRTADQIGPEISIAGLIDFGRAYNGNNWRRENHYELLDVASVQKHRHLITFGADADWIHEHVSAYDGALYIFPTLDSFMSGQPNEYRQAFGNPTTHFTTPKFAGFFEDHWTSGDHFTVDAGLRYDYEPLPRPFNRDRNNFAPRIGLAYSPSPNWVLRSGFGIFYDRYLLVAVGHVLEKSGAQGFEQVADGPAAVQIFQSQLGGSASAPLASILPSIFTADPNLRTSYSEIATLGAERLLTKNLTLSTTFLFAHGVKLSRTRNVNLLPPVLLTASNASSLGITTPFPQQLGTPVFPLTRLSPAFDSIYQWENRATSSYRGLSLSLNRRLANELEFSASYTLSKATDDASDFDEQPQNPYSIRTERALSANDQRHRFVFSGTFDLPIGDEEDGKKSSGLIGKIFGNIEAAPIFSLGSGRPINPLTGFDANRGEAFPLSSRPLGFGRNSLASSTQVQFDMRILKFFKVGERGKLDLVAESFNLLNHTNVTAINPFFGPNGSPLATFNTPNKAGIPRELQFSIDFEF from the coding sequence GTGGTTGATCAGAGCGGAGGTGCGATTCCAGATGCGAAGATCAACCTTCGCAACCAAGAAACCGGGCAGACTCGCGGACTCTACTCCGGGGCCGAAGGCTCATTTCGCGCTTTCGAACTTCCGGTCGGTACGTATGAGCTTCGCGTGGAATTTACCGGTTTTTCTCCTTACGTGAATAGCGGGATTGTGGTCTCCGTCGGCAACATAGTTCCAGTAACAGTGCAGCTTGCCCCGGCGACCGTACAGCAGCAGGTGACGGTTTCGGAAGCACCCTCGCCCATTGATCCGACCGAGACCGCGGTCACGACAAGCATTGGTTCTGCGAGGATCGAGGAATCGCCTGTAATGACTCGGAATTATCTTGATTTCGTTTTGTTGGCTCCTCAACTAAGTCCATCAAACACTCAGGCCGGGTTAGGAGGGAAGACTTCGCTTGCCGACAGCGGCTTTACCTTCGCAGGTCTTCGCTCGCGCAGCAACAGCCTTTACATTGATGGTGTTGAAAACAACGATGAGTTTGCAGGTTCCGCTCGCACCGAATTGTCGCCTGAGACAGTCCGCGAATTTCAGGTGGTACATAACGGTATTTCCGCCGAATCAGGAGGCGGCGCGGGCGGCTCAATAAACGTGGTCACCAAAAGCGGCGTGAACACCCTTCATGGAGATGCGTTTCTTTTTATTCAAAATGGTGCGCTCAATGCTGGAGAGCCATTGACCAATGAACCGCAAGCTCCCGATCTGAAGCGATTCCGCGCAGGGCTCTCCGCCGGTGGCCCCATCGTCCCAAGCCGCACGTTTTATTATGTCGCGGGCGAGCAGGAAGGTTCTCGCGGTGACGACAGCTCGTTCATCTCGCCCGCGGTCGCAAACACTATCAACCAAGCACTCGCGGCTGCGTCATTTCGCAGGATTGCGACCCGCGCAATCAATCCCGCGACTTTTGGTGTGGAACGCGCAGAAACAGAAGCCTCCGGTCGGTTGGACCACCAGATCGGGACCAAGCACTCACTATTTCTGAAATATGCACTCACCAACAACCGTCAAGTGGGAGACGCATTCAATACGGGGGGGCTGGTTGATCCCAGCGGCAGGGGCAGCACCTTCATTGAGGACCATGGAGCGACTGGCTCTCTCAGTTCCGTGCTCACTAATACGGCGCTGAACAGTGTCCGATTTCAGGTGGGCACCCGAAGAGCCGTGCTGAGAACTGCCGACCAAATCGGGCCTGAAATCAGCATTGCGGGTCTCATCGATTTTGGCCGCGCATACAACGGAAACAACTGGCGGCGCGAAAACCACTACGAGCTGCTTGATGTTGCGTCGGTGCAGAAACATCGCCACCTGATCACTTTCGGGGCAGACGCAGATTGGATCCATGAACATGTTTCCGCTTACGACGGGGCGCTCTACATCTTCCCCACGCTAGATTCATTCATGAGCGGCCAGCCCAATGAGTACCGTCAAGCTTTTGGAAATCCGACTACTCACTTCACCACGCCCAAGTTCGCAGGATTTTTTGAAGATCATTGGACATCAGGAGACCATTTCACCGTTGACGCAGGCTTGCGCTACGACTACGAGCCCCTGCCGAGACCATTTAATCGCGATAGGAATAACTTTGCACCCCGCATTGGCCTGGCATATAGCCCATCGCCCAATTGGGTGCTTCGCTCAGGATTCGGAATTTTCTATGACCGTTATCTTTTAGTTGCTGTGGGCCACGTGCTTGAAAAGAGTGGCGCCCAGGGGTTCGAGCAGGTGGCGGATGGGCCGGCAGCAGTCCAGATTTTTCAGTCGCAACTTGGAGGCAGCGCGAGTGCGCCACTCGCCTCTATTCTTCCATCCATCTTTACCGCAGACCCGAATTTGCGGACTTCCTATAGCGAAATCGCCACTTTGGGAGCGGAGCGTTTGTTGACCAAGAATCTCACACTGAGCACAACGTTTCTCTTTGCGCATGGCGTAAAACTCTCCCGCACCCGCAACGTTAATCTTCTGCCGCCTGTCTTGCTCACCGCCAGCAATGCCTCTTCCCTGGGAATCACAACCCCTTTTCCCCAACAGCTTGGAACGCCTGTATTCCCTCTCACACGGCTATCGCCTGCATTCGACAGCATTTATCAGTGGGAGAACCGCGCAACTTCGTCTTACCGCGGCTTGTCTCTGTCTCTGAACCGGCGCCTTGCCAACGAGCTCGAATTTTCTGCCAGCTATACCTTGTCTAAAGCCACTGATGACGCTTCAGACTTTGATGAGCAGCCGCAGAATCCATACTCAATCCGCACCGAGCGCGCGCTCTCCGCAAATGACCAAAGACATCGCTTTGTATTCAGTGGCACCTTTGACCTTCCTATCGGAGATGAAGAGGACGGCAAAAAATCATCCGGCTTAATCGGGAAAATCTTCGGCAACATTGAAGCCGCTCCCATCTTTTCCCTAGGCAGTGGCAGGCCCATAAACCCGCTGACCGGCTTCGATGCCAATCGCGGCGAGGCGTTCCCATTATCTTCGCGGCCTCTCGGTTTCGGCAGGAACTCTCTGGCTAGTTCGACTCAGGTGCAATTCGACATGCGCATTCTAAAATTCTTTAAAGTAGGTGAACGTGGCAAGCTGGACCTGGTTGCGGAGTCATTCAACCTGCTGAACCACACAAACGTCACCGCAATCAACCCGTTCTTTGGCCCCAATGGCTCGCCGCTGGCAACTTTCAACACACCCAACAAGGCAGGCATTCCGCGAGAATTACAATTCTCGATAGATTTTGAGTTTTGA